A stretch of the Aegilops tauschii subsp. strangulata cultivar AL8/78 chromosome 4, Aet v6.0, whole genome shotgun sequence genome encodes the following:
- the LOC109781885 gene encoding basic blue protein-like: MARPSMGTVALVLLLAWCCAVTTVRATEWIVGGDKGWTFGIAGWENDKPIQPGDKLVFKYEPGAHNVVKVEVDGYMECKAPDGATVHSSGNDTFEMPGGKAYFICTFPGHCEKGMRIGIPPR; the protein is encoded by the exons ATGGCACGACCAAGCATGGGCACCGTCGCTCTCGTGCTGCTTCTCGCCTGGTGCTGCGCGGTGACCACGGTGCGAGCGACGGAGTGGATCGTCGGTGGCGACAAGGGGTGGACCTTCGGCATCGCCGGCTGGGAGAACGACAAGCCGATCCAGCCCGGCGACAAGCTCG TGTTCAAGTACGAACCTGGAGCGCACAACGTGGTGAAGGTGGAGGTGGACGGGTACATGGAGTGCAAGGCCCCCGACGGCGCCACGGTTCACTCCTCCGGCAACGACACCTTCGAGATGCCCGGCGGCAAGGCATACTTCATCTGCACCTTCCCCGGCCACTGCGAGAAGGGCATGAGGATCGGCATCCCGCCTAGATAG
- the LOC109781878 gene encoding protein IQ-DOMAIN 19: MGRAGRWLRNFLAGGRKDGKKDRPHAEATPGPGPGATPKEKRWSFRRPVALTPEQPGRGVVPREVDSVGASRSSATSEAGFDEKKRAVAVAVATATAADVADAAAQAAATVARLSSRKAPPPGSQLVEEAAAVRIQASFRGYLARAALCALRGIVKLQALVRGQLVRKQAKATLRCMQALLAAQSQLRAQRMRFLQVQDHHPHHTPPPRPRPSSQHSRHRRSSYEMDRSSEENVKIVEMDSGEQPARRGGARGGDRQFSSVEYHHGGRSSPAPSAMTELSPRASSWHLEDRLSFGTAHSSPHSHSHNAPAAMTEPAGSDLPFPSYMSNTESSRAKARSQSAPRQRAAAEALERQPSRRKGAEHRSVPRGARMQRSSSQQQAGSAPRQSPFFHRPWSSSTSVRLDTSTASLKDSECGSTTSSVVTAATTVSTVYSRTRSLVGFEVRRSLY, from the exons ATGGGGAGGGCGGGGAGGTGGCTGAGGAACTTCTTGGCCGGCGGCAGGAAGGATGGGAAGAAGGACAGGCCGCACGCCGAGGCGACGCCGGGACCGGGACCTGGGGCGACGCCCAAGGAGAAGAGGTGGAGCTTCCGGCGGCCGGTGGCGCTGACGCCGGAGCAGCCGGGGCGCGGCGTCGTGCCGCGTGAGGTCGACAGCGTGGGCGCGTCTCGGTCGTCAGCAACGTCCGAGGCGGGGTTCGACGAGAAGAAGCGCGCCGTGGCAGTGGCTGTGGCGACCGCGACCGCGGCAGACGTGGCGGACGccgcggcgcaggcggcggccACTGTGGCACGCCTGTCCTCCCGCAAGGCGCCGCCGCCGGGGAGCCAGCTCGTCGAGGAAGCGGCGGCTGTCAGGATTCAGGCATCCTTCAGAGGCTATCTG GCGAGAGCGGCGCTGTGCGCGCTGAGGGGCATCGTGAAGCTGCAGGCGCTGGTGCGCGGGCAGCTGGTGAGGAAGCAGGCCAAGGCCACGCTCCGGTGCATGCAGGCCCTGCTCGCGGCGCAGTCCCAGCTGCGCGCGCAGCGCATGCGCTTCCTCCAAGTCCAAGACCACCACCCCCACCACACACCGCCGCCCAGGCCACGGCCGTCGTCGCAGCACTCGAGGCACCGCAGATCGTCCTAC GAGATGGACAGGTCGAGCGAGGAGAACGTCAAGATCGTCGAGATGGACAGCGGCGAGCAGCCGGCGCGGCGCGGCGGGGCAAGGGGCGGCGACAGGCAGTTCTCCTCCGTCGAGTACCACCACGGCGGCAGGTCCTCGCCGGCGCCGTCGGCCATGACGGAGCTAAGCCCGAGGGCGAGCAGCTGGCACTTGGAGGACCGCCTGTCCTTCGGGACGGCGCACAGCAGCCCGCACTCCCACTCCCACAACGCGCCGGCGGCCATGACGGAGCCGGCGGGGTCGGACCTGCCGTTCCCGAGCTACATGAGCAACACCGAGTCGTCGAGGGCCAAGGCGCGGTCCCAGAGCGCGCCGAGGCAGCGCGCGGCCGCGGAGGCCCTGGAGCGGCAACCGAGCAGGAGGAAGGGGGCGGAGCACAGGAGCGTGCCGCGGGGCGCCAGGATGCAGCGGTCGTCGTCGCAGCAGCAGGCCGGGTCGGCGCCGCGCCAGTCGCCCTTCTTCCACCGGCCGTGGTCGTCGTCGACGTCGGTGAGGCTGGACACGTCGACGGCGTCGCTCAAGGACAGCGAGTGCGGGTCCACCACCAGCTCCGTGGTCACCGCGGCCACCACCGTGTCCACCGTCTACAGCCGGACCCGCTCGCTCGTCGGATTCGAG GTGCGCAGGAGCCTGTATTGA